A stretch of DNA from Anopheles nili chromosome 2, idAnoNiliSN_F5_01, whole genome shotgun sequence:
ATACAACGGCAGACTCTACTAACCTTGTCAAGGATTCTGTCATCCGCGCACTATTTCAGACCGTGGCGCATGTTTACATAATACTCTCGCTTTCGTTACATCTCCCTACTTTTTTGGGCACGATCTTACAAACGATCCTCTTCGTGTTTTTGGCACCGGCGCAGACGCAGACGTTGGTACCATGTTATCTAAAGCTCGAGTCCTATTTTCCCGCACCGCCATCCACCCGGGGTCGTTGGTAAAAGCGCTTACTCCGCAACAATGTCGCTTGGTGCACATTTCCGAAGCAAACGTGTTGCCCACGGAAGTGAACCGCCAATCACCAGAATTTAAGGTAAGCATCCGCAGTTTAATTTATCACAATAGCAGCAAGCTTTTCAACTCACTTGATGTTATTGCATTTAGGAAAATTACGGCCAAATGAACGATCTGGTCGCTAACTTGAAACGCATCACGAACGATGTCCTGTCGGGCGGAGGACCCGAGGCGATCAAGCGGCACACTTCGAAGGGCAAACTGCTGGCTCGTGATCGGATCAACCGGCTCGTCGATCCCGGTTCTCCCTTTCTCGAGCTGTCCACGTTGGCCGCGCACGAAATGTACGGCAAGGACGTTGTAAACGCGGCCGGCATAGTAACCGGTATCGGCAGGGTGCAGGGGGTGGAATGTGTGATCGTAGCGAACGATGCCACCGTCAAGGGTGGTTCGTACTATCCGATCACGGTGAAAAAGCACTTGCGCGCGCAAGAGATCGCCCAGGAGAACAATCTTCCGTGCATCTACCTCGTGGATTCGGGTGGCGCAAATTTACCCCGCCAGGCGGACGTGTTCCCGGATAAGATGCACTTTGGGCGTATCTTCTACAACCAGGCCAACATGTCGGCTCGGGGAATCCCCCAGATTGCCGTCGTCATGGGAAGCTGCACGGCTGGAGGTGCCTACGTTCCTGCCATGGCCGATGAGAGCATTATCGTGAAGCGACAGGGCACGATCTTCCTGGCCGGACCACCCCTTGTGAAGGCCGCTACCGGTGAGGTAGTTTCAGCCGAAGACCTCGGTGGTGCGGATCTTCACTGCCGCACATCCGGCGTAACCGATCACTACGCCGTAGATGATGAGCACGCGCTGTACCTCGCCCGGCAGATCGTGAAGAACTTGAACCGCCCCGGAAGCAGCAACTACAACGAACTGGCCAGTTACACCACGTCCCGCATGATGGAACACGAAGGACTCACGTTCggtacggaagcggaagcaccGCGTTATCCAGCCAG
This window harbors:
- the LOC128720649 gene encoding probable methylcrotonoyl-CoA carboxylase beta chain, mitochondrial, with the translated sequence MLSKARVLFSRTAIHPGSLVKALTPQQCRLVHISEANVLPTEVNRQSPEFKENYGQMNDLVANLKRITNDVLSGGGPEAIKRHTSKGKLLARDRINRLVDPGSPFLELSTLAAHEMYGKDVVNAAGIVTGIGRVQGVECVIVANDATVKGGSYYPITVKKHLRAQEIAQENNLPCIYLVDSGGANLPRQADVFPDKMHFGRIFYNQANMSARGIPQIAVVMGSCTAGGAYVPAMADESIIVKRQGTIFLAGPPLVKAATGEVVSAEDLGGADLHCRTSGVTDHYAVDDEHALYLARQIVKNLNRPGSSNYNELASYTTSRMMEHEGLTFGTEAEAPRYPASDLYGIVGSNLTKSFDVREVIGRIVDGSRFTEFKKFYGETIVCGYARLYGQLVGIVGNNGVLFSESALKGAHFIQLCAQKRIPLLFLQNITGFMVGRDAEAGGIAKNGAKMVTAVACANVPKLTLIIGGSYGAGNYGMCGRAYSPRFLYMWPNSRISVMGGSQAAGVLAQITEEQYRRTGREWTEEIGDRIKAPIVQQFEAEGSPYYSSARLWDDGIIDPVDTRRVLGLSLQAALNQPIGESRFGVFRM